TGAAATATGAAATAAAATGAAAAAAATCAATTCATTTTGAAATAGTTATCTCCATCGCGGAAACCTTGCTCTTTGTTCCGTCCTCGGAGGGCAATTCCTCGGTCTTTATGTCGATGTTTGCGACCTTCACGTCCGGGACGAAGCGGTTCCTCACTATTTCCGCAACGTCAACTGCACGGGAGATGAGCTTTCCCCTCGCCTTGATGACCACGGCAGGCGCCCCATTGTTGAACTGCGTCACAACCGCCAGAACGTAGCTCATAACGCCCTTTTTCCCTACGTATATTGTGTTCTCAGGCCTTTCCCCTTCCATAGCTTTCACCTGTTTCCTGCAGTCACAGTGGGATGGCAGCAACCGCGCCCTCCCCTTTCCATTCTTTAGAAGAATACTTTTATATTCGTTAGCACCGGAATAATCCT
This DNA window, taken from Candidatus Micrarchaeia archaeon, encodes the following:
- the albA gene encoding DNA-binding protein Alba — protein: MEGERPENTIYVGKKGVMSYVLAVVTQFNNGAPAVVIKARGKLISRAVDVAEIVRNRFVPDVKVANIDIKTEELPSEDGTKSKVSAMEITISK